GTGGCCCGAGCTCGAGATCGGCAAGAACTCGGTGATTCCCTGAACGAGGCCCAAGATGAGTGCTTCGAGTGCTGTCACGAGAGACCAAGTTACCATGCCAGCGGCTATCGCGAGCCGGCAGGGTCACAGCCAAGGCCGGAAACCCTGTGGGAACATGCCGGCTTTTGCGCACCTGCTCAGCCGGCGCCGATCCCCAGAATCGCGGTGGCGATGGAGAAGTAGACGATCAACCCGACCGCATCCGCGATCGAGGTGATGAGTGGCCCGCTCGCCACGGCCGGGTCGAGCTTCAGCTTGGTGAGGATAAAGGGCAGGATCATGCCGATGAGGTTGGTCAAGACGAGCATGATGACCATGGTCAGGAGCACGATCGAACCGAGCTGCATACCGATCTCCGCGCCACCACGAATCAAGCCGAGGATAAAGCCCATCGCGCCAAGGGTCACGCCGATAGCCAAACCGATGCCTGCTTCCTTGAGCAGCACCCGCGTCCACTGATGCAGCTTCACGTCTCCGGTGCTGATGGCGCGAATCATCATGGTGGCGGACTGCGAGCCCGCGTTCCCGCCGGTATCGATAATCAGGGGGATGAAGAACGCTAATGCCACGAGCGCCTCGAGTGCCTCCTCGTACGCCGCGATGATGCCCGAGGAGACCAGGTTGACGAGCACCAGCGCCGCCAGCCACACGATACGGCTGCGGTACAAGACGCTCAAGCCGGCCTCCCAGTAGCTCGAGCGCAGCGGCACCACCCCACCGACCCGGTGGAAGTCCTCGGTGGCTTCCTCTTCCGCGACGTCGAACACATCGTCAACCGTGACGATGCCGATGAGCACGCCGGTCGTATCGACCACCGGCAGGGCCACCCGGTCGTAGCGTCGCATGCGCCGGACGGCCTCCTCGCGGTCGTCGGTCGCCTGGAGGCTCACGAAGGTATCGTCCATGATGTCTTCGATGCGCGCGTCCGGATCGGCCAGCACCAGACGGCGCAAGGGCATGTCGTCGATCAAGCGCCAGTCTTTGTCCACCACATAGATGACGTTCGCGGTTTCGCTCTCGTGCCCCCGCTTGCGGATGTGCTCCAAGGCCCGGCTGACCGTCCAGTCCGGCTTGATGGCCAGGTAGTCCGGCGTCATCAGGCGGCCGACGCTGTCCTCGGGATAGCCGAGCAGCAGCCGGGCCTCCGCCAGGTCCTCGGGAGACAGGAGGTTCAGCATCCGCTGCGTCACCTGCCCCGGCAGCTCTCCCAGCAGGTAGGTGCGGTCGTCGGGGTTGAGGTCCTCGAGCAGGCGTTTGGCTTCCTTGTCGGTAAGCTCGAGGAGCAGCGCGTCTCGCGTCTCGCCCTCGAGCGAGGCGAGCACTTCCGTGGCGATCCGGCGAGGCAGGGCGCGAAACAGCAGCACCCGGTCGGGTTTATTCAGGCTCAGGAGGGTATCCACCAGTTCCGGTGCGACCGTTTCTACGTCCGGCCAGTCCAGGTGGTCGGCAGCGAGTTGCTTCCAGCGCCCCTCCTCGATGAGGCGCTGAATGTCGCGCGGTAAGGTGGTGGTGTATTCAGGCATGATGCAACCTCCAGGGCAGGCAACGGGCACCTGCGTGGGTAGGGCGAAGGAGGAAGCGGTCCTCCAGTAGGGCTCAGGATCACCCTCGCCTTACTGCTAGCCTTTAGAGGTCACTCAGGAGAACAGAATGGGCAGGACGATCCGCTCGGATGAAGTAGGTGACGGCGGTTCGGTCTTTGAACTGTGGTACATCTCGTCAGCGGACAAGAGCGTCCTCCCCTCAACTATGATGGCGGTTGATGATGGCGGTTTGCCTTCAAACCTCATCTAGCCTAGATGAAAACCGTGATGAGGTCAACCCGCGCTGACATCCAGCAATCCAGCAATGCGCTTTTTGCCACTTTTGGACTTTCGTGTTAAGATTAAAAGCTGCCGACTCTATCAAGAGTGGGCAAGCCTTGCCAGAAGGAGGTGACCATGCACCAGTACGACCTCAACATCATCTTGAGCCCGAACCTGAACGAGGCTCAGCTTCAGACCGAGAAGGACGCCATAGCCACGCAGATCGAGCGCGTCCAGGGCGAAGTCGTCGGCGCGGACGAGTGGGGGATGAAGCGGCTGGCCTACCCAATCGAAAAGAACGCGGAGGGCTACTACCTCATCTACCGGCTCAAGCTGCCGGCCGAGGCCCCCAAGGCGCTCGCGAGCAACCTCAGATTGCGCGACAACATCATGCGCGCGCTCGTCGTTCGCGAACGCCCCGACTGGAAGACCCGCAGGGCCAAAAAGCCCGCGGCGGAAGAGGCTATAGCCTCATAGACCAGCCCCATAGACTAGCATGCAGACATCGCAGCAGCGAGACTTTTAAAGGAGAAGCATCATGGCAAGAGGACTCAACAGCGTTTATCTCGCGGGCACGCTCACCCAGGCACCGGAACTGCGCTACACCCCGGGCGGCTTGGCCATTTTGGAGCTCAACCTGGGCGGCAACGACCACGTCACCGGCAGCGACGGCCAGAGCCGCGAACTCGCCTGGTACCACCGGGTGACGGTTTTCGGCAAGCAGGCCGAGTACCTGACCGACCAGCTCCAGCAGGGCACGCCGGTCTTCGTCGACGGCCGCATCAACTACCGCACCTGGGAGGACCAGAGCGGCCAGAAGCGCAGCGCCTTGGACGTCAAGGCCGTCCGCGTCGAGGTGATGACCACCGGCTCGCGCAAGGCCGAGGCTACCGTCACCGATGCCAAGGGCCAGGAGCGCCTCCGCGACGCCCTCAACCAGGTGACCATCATCGGCAACCTGATCAAGGACGCCGAGCTGCGCTACACGCCCGGCGGCGACGCCGTGACGCGCTTCGTGGTGGCGGTCAACGAGCAGTACCGCGACCGCAGCGGCCAGGACCAGGAGAGCGTGCATTTTGTTGAGGTGAACGTGTGGCGCGAGCTCGCCGAGGGCTGCGCCGAACTTGCCAAGGGCGACCCCGTGTTCGTCAGCGGACGCCTGGTGACGGACAACTGGACCGACAAAGACGGCAACCGTCAATTCAAGACCAAGATTGAAGGTTCGCGCGTCGAATACTTGACCCGTGGCCCCGGTGGAGGTGGCACCGGCGCCCGTCCCGCCCAGGCCGGCCAGCAGGCCGGTCCTGACAAGGACGACCGAGCGAGTCAGAAGTTAGACATCGACGAGGAATTTCCACCTGAAGAGGATCTACCCTTCTAATGGCACAAAGACCGCAACGAGGAACAGCATCAAAAGGCAAGGACAGAGACCGCGACAAGCGCGGCGGCAGACGCCCCCGCAAGCCCAAGGTCTGCCAGTTTTGCACGGGCGAGCTCGAGGTGACCGAATACCACGAGGGCCGCATGTTGCGCCGCTTCATCTCGGACACGGCGAAGATCT
This region of Deinococcota bacterium genomic DNA includes:
- a CDS encoding undecaprenyl-diphosphatase → MVTWSLVTALEALILGLVQGITEFLPISSSGH
- the mgtE gene encoding magnesium transporter, which produces MPEYTTTLPRDIQRLIEEGRWKQLAADHLDWPDVETVAPELVDTLLSLNKPDRVLLFRALPRRIATEVLASLEGETRDALLLELTDKEAKRLLEDLNPDDRTYLLGELPGQVTQRMLNLLSPEDLAEARLLLGYPEDSVGRLMTPDYLAIKPDWTVSRALEHIRKRGHESETANVIYVVDKDWRLIDDMPLRRLVLADPDARIEDIMDDTFVSLQATDDREEAVRRMRRYDRVALPVVDTTGVLIGIVTVDDVFDVAEEEATEDFHRVGGVVPLRSSYWEAGLSVLYRSRIVWLAALVLVNLVSSGIIAAYEEALEALVALAFFIPLIIDTGGNAGSQSATMMIRAISTGDVKLHQWTRVLLKEAGIGLAIGVTLGAMGFILGLIRGGAEIGMQLGSIVLLTMVIMLVLTNLIGMILPFILTKLKLDPAVASGPLITSIADAVGLIVYFSIATAILGIGAG
- the rpsF gene encoding 30S ribosomal protein S6, translated to MHQYDLNIILSPNLNEAQLQTEKDAIATQIERVQGEVVGADEWGMKRLAYPIEKNAEGYYLIYRLKLPAEAPKALASNLRLRDNIMRALVVRERPDWKTRRAKKPAAEEAIAS
- the ssb gene encoding single-stranded DNA-binding protein yields the protein MARGLNSVYLAGTLTQAPELRYTPGGLAILELNLGGNDHVTGSDGQSRELAWYHRVTVFGKQAEYLTDQLQQGTPVFVDGRINYRTWEDQSGQKRSALDVKAVRVEVMTTGSRKAEATVTDAKGQERLRDALNQVTIIGNLIKDAELRYTPGGDAVTRFVVAVNEQYRDRSGQDQESVHFVEVNVWRELAEGCAELAKGDPVFVSGRLVTDNWTDKDGNRQFKTKIEGSRVEYLTRGPGGGGTGARPAQAGQQAGPDKDDRASQKLDIDEEFPPEEDLPF
- the rpsR gene encoding 30S ribosomal protein S18, which produces MAQRPQRGTASKGKDRDRDKRGGRRPRKPKVCQFCTGELEVTEYHEGRMLRRFISDTAKILPRRRTGVCAKHQRRLATTIKRARVLAIIPITEKLVRK